Part of the Streptomyces europaeiscabiei genome is shown below.
GTGATGCGTCATCAACTTCCGGCATGGTTCCAGCAGGTGGCGGAGCTGGAGGTTCGGGCCGCCGAGATCTGCTCGTTCCAGACGCACATGGTCCTTGGTCTCCTCCAGACGGAGAAGTACGCAAGGGCCGTGCTGGGCAGCCTTGACAAGTCCGATCTTGACGATCGCGTCGCTGTACGGCTGGCCCGCCAACGCGTCTTCGAGAAGGAGGATCCTCCCACGTTCTGGGCCATCCTCAGTGAGGCCGCGCTCTACCAAGAGATCGGCGGCGCGGACGTCATGCGAGGCCAACTGCGAAAACTGTTGGCGTCCGAGAGCAACCCACGGATCAACATCCAAGTGCTGCCATTCTCGGCAGGAGCCCACGTGGGGCTACAAGGCTCGTTCGACCTCTATCGCTTCGAACGCGACCCAGCCATCGTTTACACCGAGGGCTACGGGCGTGGGCATCCGACCGCCGACCGAGCCACCGCCAGGGACTGCTCGCTCCGTTACGATCATTTGCAAGCCGCTGCACTGTCCCTCGGGGACTCGGCGGAGCTGATCCGACGTGTGATGGAGGAACGCTATGAGGGACAACGTGAATCTGGGCGCGATCCAGTGGCGTAAGTCCAGCTACAGCGGCGATCAGGGCGGCCAATGCGTCGAATGCGCCCCCCTCGGCCTCCTTGCCTGGCGCAAGTCGTCGCACAGCAGCGACCAGGGCGGTGAGTGCGTAGAGATCACCGAAACCCCCTGCCCCATCATCGCCATCCGCGACTCCAAGAACCCCATGGGACCCCAACTCACCTTGGCCCCCGCCGCGTTCAACACCTTCCTCGGCTGGGCCGCGTCAGCAGACGCCGCCTGACTCCTGGTCCGGGAGGTACAGCGCCCGCTCCTGCTGGGTGAGGTCGCGGTGGACGGCTCGGCAGATGTGGGTGACCGCCTCGGCCGGGCGGGGCAGGTCCGCGTTCCACAGGCTCAGGCGGCTGCGGTAGTCGCCGACCGCGAGGGTGCGGCCGTCGGGGCTGAACGCCAGCCTCGCCCCGCCCCCGCCGGGGAAGGTCGCGCGGGCGTATCTCGTGGTGGTGTCCCACAGCCGTACCGCGCTGCCGCCGGCCGTGGCGAGGGTACGGCCATCGGGACTGAACGCCAGCTCGACCGGCCCCTCCGTGAGGCTCACGGTGAGCGTGGCGTCGAGTTCTCCCGTGTCGGTGTTCCACAGCTGAACCCTGCCGTCGGAGCCGGCTGCGGCGAGAGTGCGGCCGTCCGGGCTGAAGGCCATCGACTGCACCTGCTGGAACATCATGAACGGGCCGCCCTCCGCCCTCTTCGGCGAGGCGCTGCCCGCGGGTTCGGTGAGCGTGGACCGGACGCGCCCGGTGGCGGGGTCACGGAGCCGGATCTCCCGGTCCCGGCCTCCGGTGGTGGCGAAGACGTCACCAGAAGGGCTGAAGGCCAGCGGCGAGCCCTCTTCGGCTTTGGGGAGTTCGACGCGGGGGCGCCCGGTCCGGGCGTCCCACAGCACCAGGCCGTCGCCCACCGTGACCAGTGTCTTTCCGTCGGGGCTGAACGCCATCCCGTTGATGAACCGGTCTGGCAGAGTGGTCCGCAGCCGTCGGGTGGCCACGTCCCACAGCTGCCCCCGGGCGCTGTCCATGACGGCCAGGGTCCTGCCGTCGGGGCTGAAGAGAAGCGGCCCCCCTTCGTCCGGCCCGTCGGCGAGGGTGGCTCGCGTACGGCGGGTGGCCGTGTCCCACAGCCGGACCACACCGACGGTCTTCCAGTCGTCGGCGGTCGTCCGGACGCTGCTGGTGGCGATGGTGTCGCCGTCGGGGCTGAACACCACCGACTGCAGGTCTCCTCCCGGCACCTTCAGCGTGGCTCGGGGGCGGTTCCTGCCCACGTTCCACAGCCGGATCCCGACGTCACCGCCGCCGAAGCTGTCGGCCTCGTTGCCCGTCGCCAGTTCGTCCCCGTCGGGGCTGAACGCCACCGACATCACGGGGCTGGTGTGGCCGGTGAGGGTGGCGTCCGCGCGTCCGGTGGCGAGGTCCCACAGGCGTACCGTGCCGTCGTAGCTACCGGCGGCCAGGGTCTTGCCGTCCGGGTCGA
Proteins encoded:
- a CDS encoding DUF397 domain-containing protein; the protein is MRDNVNLGAIQWRKSSYSGDQGGQCVECAPLGLLAWRKSSHSSDQGGECVEITETPCPIIAIRDSKNPMGPQLTLAPAAFNTFLGWAASADAA
- a CDS encoding helix-turn-helix domain-containing protein; this encodes MTQIHTLDPGASPLDYYGYELRRCREAASLTQKQLGDILGYTASLVGQIETARKCPTLEFSERVDVALETGGLLSRLAVLVMRHQLPAWFQQVAELEVRAAEICSFQTHMVLGLLQTEKYARAVLGSLDKSDLDDRVAVRLARQRVFEKEDPPTFWAILSEAALYQEIGGADVMRGQLRKLLASESNPRINIQVLPFSAGAHVGLQGSFDLYRFERDPAIVYTEGYGRGHPTADRATARDCSLRYDHLQAAALSLGDSAELIRRVMEERYEGQRESGRDPVA